From bacterium, the proteins below share one genomic window:
- a CDS encoding WG repeat-containing protein, whose translation MKNIIRHVLAMAAAGICVSCGGDGEEPAPASAAAPAFAPPSPAPAAEAPPMNFEVGGRWGYRAPDGRIVVPPDYDRGEGFFEGLAAVQRDGKWGFIDTAGKVVIPLRYEWAVYFSEGLAPVKMQGKWGYIDRSGEMVISPRFQLANDFTGGRAEVELNGRRFHIDRFGNPVD comes from the coding sequence ATGAAGAACATCATCCGCCACGTGTTGGCCATGGCGGCGGCGGGAATCTGCGTATCCTGCGGGGGAGACGGCGAAGAACCGGCTCCCGCGTCCGCCGCGGCTCCCGCTTTCGCTCCGCCGTCGCCGGCGCCCGCTGCCGAAGCGCCTCCCATGAACTTCGAGGTGGGGGGCAGATGGGGTTATAGGGCCCCGGACGGCCGGATCGTGGTTCCTCCCGATTATGATCGGGGCGAAGGGTTTTTCGAAGGACTGGCCGCCGTACAGCGCGACGGCAAGTGGGGTTTCATCGACACCGCCGGGAAGGTGGTCATCCCGCTCCGCTACGAATGGGCGGTGTACTTCAGCGAGGGACTGGCCCCGGTCAAGATGCAGGGGAAGTGGGGATACATCGACCGCTCGGGAGAGATGGTCATCTCCCCCCGGTTCCAACTGGCCAACGACTTTACCGGCGGCCGGGCGGAAGTGGAGCTGAACGGTCGCCGATTTCACATCGACCGCTTCGGCAACCCCGTCGACTGA
- the rph gene encoding ribonuclease PH, producing MRADDRKDGELRPVKIIPGFVEMPTGSALIEMGQTKVVCTASVEERVPHWLYQEQLHSSRKRGWVTAEYSILPGAGPTRTNREATLGRKTGRTLEIQRLIGRALRSIVDLSLLGQRTVWIDCDVLQADGGTRTAAITGGYVALALALRELKKSGQVAAIPLASPVAAVSVGLWEGRYLLDLDYEEDSRVDVDLNVVMNEAGELIEVQGTAEHDPFTPEDLARMVALAGDGIGRLLEIQRSVLE from the coding sequence TTGAGGGCCGACGACAGGAAAGACGGCGAGCTGCGGCCGGTCAAGATCATACCCGGTTTTGTGGAGATGCCCACCGGTTCGGCCTTGATCGAAATGGGGCAGACCAAGGTGGTCTGCACCGCCTCCGTTGAAGAGCGGGTGCCCCACTGGCTCTACCAGGAACAGCTGCACTCTTCCCGGAAACGGGGCTGGGTTACCGCCGAGTATTCGATCCTGCCGGGCGCCGGCCCCACCCGCACCAACCGCGAAGCCACCCTCGGCCGCAAGACCGGACGGACGCTGGAGATCCAGCGGCTGATCGGGCGCGCCCTGCGCTCGATCGTCGATCTCTCGCTGCTGGGGCAGCGGACCGTCTGGATCGATTGCGACGTGCTCCAGGCCGACGGCGGGACCAGGACCGCGGCCATCACCGGAGGCTATGTCGCCCTGGCGCTGGCCCTGCGGGAACTCAAGAAATCGGGCCAGGTCGCGGCCATTCCCCTGGCGTCGCCGGTGGCGGCGGTCAGCGTCGGGCTCTGGGAAGGGCGTTATCTGCTCGACCTGGATTACGAGGAAGACAGCCGCGTCGACGTGGATTTGAACGTGGTCATGAACGAAGCCGGCGAATTGATCGAAGTTCAGGGAACGGCCGAACACGACCCCTTCACGCCGGAAGATCTTGCCCGCATGGTCGCCCTGGCGGGCGACGGCATCGGCCGTCTTTTGGAAATTCAGAGAAGCGTGCTGGAATAA
- a CDS encoding S8 family serine peptidase, producing the protein MKKAPVVFLAVAALILSVSAEAGVKVLVPAGSPDVPGTLVARRGSYDVYELPGKDAAAVRGIDGFRARPDFDTICLNREKIDTSAPVPAPARLAGNGSGEGLMLVQFSAPPVDADLEVLTAAGAEIVQYVPQNAYILWIPEGKGKAVAAASGAPAVQYFGEYHPYYALSPRLDGADGETAVTVQFYNYGKRALAAARGVAAGSSRVLMPPTEAVGGRYLNVRVRISAAAAAAIASVPGVVTVEPYVEPKPCGERQDMVISGNLDGGGSGPSGPGYLAWLSSLNFPTDPAEYPIVDIVDDGFDTGNAASPGNSEFRELNNAGLPSRCQYAVIASGASGISSPDGVAGHGNINCSIVGGYNDGSGSPANVDSQGFHWGLGVSPYGRIASTKIFADSGAWSYPDEDQMVSDQYAAGVRATSNSWGASVGGAYDVDSQAYDSRTRDAQSGTVGNQEMLFVFAAGNDGDSSESVGSPGTAKNVITVGASENEDTALNYTDGCGVAPADADDIRDIVWFSSRGPCSDDRVKPEIVAPGTHIHGAASYDASYDGTGVCDQYNPSGQTKYAESSGTSHSTPAISGCVSLLANWLDRVQGISDPSPALRKACIINCAMFMTGVDANDDLPSNSQGYGLVDLGTAFDESVNRYFFDQEEVFTESGQSWEQAGCPITSSAQPVRVTLTWTDAPGATSGNAYVNDLDLEVEVDGTVYRGNNFTKGESQPGGTPDVRNNYECVFLPAGTSGEVTIRVNATTIAGDGVPGNGDATDQDFAVAAYNLTDWQPDDIFYEGFDDFQNGVRPSGWTFVGCDQNTDTYTAPSSYYGRWYPSLKLNASGNQVVTATFSNPRDLSFWMRGVEGNPSGTVLVEEFYGGSWSSLADLAVTDTGTVAGPYPLNGTATQVRFTYAKAGSELAFDDVRVREGTTPTPTASPSAPPTSTPTATPYGYKTPTPTPSVTPSFTPTPTPTPTPAGLRILLSEDFEGAWPGWTEDPVVGDEPWWQAAGAGDPSGIPPAAYEGSYNALFFYDDYANKQTRLVSPQIVFTPGMTDATLTFWHAQGDWDGDYDTMKVYYRASAGGSWQELASYPSPVDSWTKRTLSLPAASSDYYICFLPSTAYGWGVCVDMVEVTAVELFTPSPTPEGYKTPTPPPTGTPTPPEHLIIQEGFDGFDFGTRPSGWVFDGCNLNSDVGTLIGYFGLESPSVKLDANGDAVTTRTFSVPSPEHVSFWLRGEGVDASSALLVEEYYAGGWREIARVEEIGPVGFIRGPYGFASSASRLKFRFLLGETGTLYFDDVRVTGPITPTPPPTPIPTPTAPPTPIPTPSVTPKPPAAGAVVGDYNGDGTSDIAVFRPTNGLWAIRTVTRAYYGFSTDTPVPRDYDGNGAWDLAVFRPANGKWLVRNGLTAYFGVSTDTPVPADYDGDGTSDVAIFRPAAGKWMVKDGLTAYYGGSSDVVVPGDYDGDGTTDVAVYRPSQGKWLIRDGITAYFGLVTDETVPADYDGDGAEDIAIWRPSLGKWMVRGGLTAFYGVSTDVPVPADYDGDGTMDVAVFRAANGKWLIKDGAAVYFGSSNDEQMTNP; encoded by the coding sequence ATGAAAAAAGCGCCGGTTGTGTTTCTGGCCGTGGCGGCCCTGATCCTGTCCGTTTCGGCGGAAGCGGGCGTGAAGGTCCTGGTCCCCGCCGGCAGTCCGGACGTTCCCGGGACGCTGGTGGCGCGGCGGGGAAGCTACGACGTCTACGAACTCCCGGGAAAAGACGCGGCGGCCGTCCGGGGGATCGACGGTTTCCGGGCCCGCCCCGATTTCGACACGATCTGTCTCAACCGCGAGAAGATCGACACTTCGGCGCCCGTCCCCGCGCCGGCGCGGCTGGCCGGGAACGGGAGCGGCGAAGGGTTGATGTTGGTCCAGTTCTCGGCGCCCCCCGTCGATGCCGACCTCGAAGTCCTCACCGCCGCCGGCGCCGAAATCGTTCAGTACGTTCCCCAGAACGCCTACATACTCTGGATCCCCGAGGGCAAGGGGAAGGCGGTGGCGGCCGCGTCCGGCGCGCCGGCCGTCCAATATTTCGGGGAATACCACCCTTACTATGCGCTCTCCCCGCGGCTGGACGGGGCCGACGGAGAAACCGCGGTCACGGTGCAGTTCTACAACTACGGCAAGAGAGCCTTGGCGGCCGCCCGCGGCGTCGCCGCCGGCTCCTCTCGGGTGCTGATGCCTCCCACCGAAGCCGTGGGAGGGCGCTACCTCAACGTCCGGGTCCGGATCTCCGCCGCGGCCGCCGCGGCGATCGCCTCCGTCCCCGGCGTGGTCACGGTCGAGCCTTACGTCGAACCGAAACCCTGCGGGGAACGGCAGGACATGGTGATCTCGGGCAACCTCGACGGGGGCGGCAGCGGGCCTTCCGGCCCCGGGTACCTGGCCTGGCTCTCCTCCCTTAATTTTCCCACCGATCCCGCCGAATATCCGATCGTCGACATCGTCGACGACGGCTTCGACACCGGCAACGCCGCCAGCCCGGGGAACTCCGAGTTTCGGGAGCTGAACAACGCCGGGCTGCCTTCCCGCTGTCAATACGCGGTCATCGCCTCCGGGGCCTCGGGGATTTCGTCGCCCGACGGGGTCGCCGGCCACGGCAACATCAACTGCTCGATCGTGGGAGGATACAACGACGGTTCCGGGAGCCCGGCCAACGTCGATTCCCAGGGTTTCCACTGGGGGTTGGGGGTATCGCCCTACGGGCGGATCGCCTCGACCAAGATTTTCGCCGACAGCGGCGCCTGGAGCTACCCCGATGAAGACCAGATGGTGAGCGACCAGTACGCCGCCGGGGTCCGGGCCACCAGCAACTCCTGGGGAGCCTCGGTCGGCGGCGCCTACGACGTCGATTCCCAGGCCTACGATTCCCGGACCCGCGACGCCCAGTCGGGAACGGTGGGGAACCAGGAGATGCTCTTCGTCTTCGCCGCCGGCAACGACGGCGATTCCTCGGAATCGGTGGGCTCGCCGGGAACGGCCAAGAACGTCATCACCGTCGGAGCCAGCGAGAACGAGGATACGGCCCTCAACTACACCGACGGCTGCGGGGTGGCGCCGGCCGACGCCGACGACATCCGGGATATCGTCTGGTTCTCCAGCCGCGGGCCCTGCAGCGACGACCGGGTGAAGCCCGAGATCGTCGCCCCGGGCACCCACATCCACGGGGCCGCTTCCTACGACGCTTCCTACGACGGCACCGGCGTCTGCGATCAGTACAACCCTTCGGGGCAGACCAAGTACGCCGAAAGTTCCGGCACCAGCCATTCCACCCCCGCCATTTCGGGGTGCGTCTCCCTCCTCGCCAACTGGCTGGACCGGGTCCAGGGCATATCCGACCCCAGCCCGGCGCTGCGCAAGGCCTGCATCATCAACTGCGCCATGTTCATGACCGGCGTGGACGCCAACGACGACCTCCCCAGCAACTCCCAGGGGTACGGACTGGTCGACCTGGGCACCGCCTTCGACGAGTCGGTGAACCGCTATTTCTTCGACCAGGAAGAAGTCTTCACCGAATCCGGCCAGAGCTGGGAACAGGCCGGCTGCCCGATCACTTCCTCGGCCCAGCCGGTCAGGGTTACCCTGACCTGGACCGACGCGCCCGGCGCCACCAGCGGCAACGCCTACGTCAACGATCTCGATCTCGAGGTCGAGGTCGACGGGACCGTCTACCGCGGCAACAACTTCACCAAGGGTGAAAGCCAGCCCGGCGGAACCCCCGACGTCAGGAACAACTACGAATGCGTGTTCCTCCCCGCCGGGACTTCGGGGGAAGTGACGATCCGGGTCAACGCCACCACCATCGCCGGTGACGGCGTTCCCGGCAACGGCGACGCCACCGACCAGGATTTCGCCGTCGCCGCCTACAACCTGACCGATTGGCAGCCGGACGATATTTTTTACGAAGGTTTCGACGATTTTCAGAACGGGGTTCGGCCCTCGGGCTGGACGTTCGTGGGCTGCGATCAGAACACCGACACCTACACCGCGCCGTCCAGCTATTACGGACGCTGGTACCCCTCGCTCAAACTCAACGCCAGCGGCAACCAAGTGGTGACCGCGACCTTCTCCAATCCCCGCGATCTTTCCTTCTGGATGCGGGGGGTGGAGGGCAACCCTTCGGGGACCGTGCTGGTCGAGGAGTTCTACGGCGGGAGCTGGAGTTCGCTGGCGGACCTGGCGGTAACCGATACCGGAACCGTGGCCGGTCCCTACCCGCTGAACGGCACCGCCACCCAGGTGCGTTTTACCTACGCCAAGGCCGGATCGGAACTGGCCTTCGACGACGTTCGGGTCCGCGAAGGGACCACCCCCACTCCGACGGCATCCCCGAGCGCGCCCCCGACCTCCACCCCGACCGCGACTCCGTACGGGTACAAGACCCCGACGCCGACCCCCTCCGTCACCCCTTCCTTCACCCCCACGCCCACCCCCACGCCCACGCCCGCGGGGCTGCGGATACTCCTCAGCGAGGACTTCGAAGGCGCCTGGCCCGGCTGGACCGAGGACCCGGTGGTCGGAGACGAACCCTGGTGGCAGGCCGCCGGCGCCGGCGATCCCAGCGGGATTCCCCCCGCCGCCTACGAGGGGTCCTATAACGCTCTCTTCTTTTACGACGACTATGCCAACAAGCAGACGCGCCTGGTCAGCCCCCAGATCGTTTTCACCCCGGGGATGACCGACGCCACCCTGACCTTCTGGCACGCTCAGGGCGACTGGGATGGTGATTACGACACCATGAAGGTCTACTACCGGGCCTCGGCCGGCGGTTCCTGGCAGGAACTGGCTTCCTACCCCAGCCCGGTCGACTCCTGGACCAAGCGGACCCTCTCCCTCCCCGCCGCCAGCTCCGACTACTACATCTGCTTCCTCCCCAGCACCGCCTACGGATGGGGGGTCTGCGTGGACATGGTCGAAGTGACGGCGGTGGAGCTCTTCACCCCGTCCCCCACGCCCGAAGGGTACAAGACCCCGACCCCGCCCCCGACCGGGACGCCCACGCCCCCCGAGCATCTCATCATCCAGGAAGGGTTCGACGGGTTCGACTTCGGAACCCGCCCGTCCGGATGGGTGTTCGACGGGTGCAACCTCAACAGCGACGTAGGGACCCTCATCGGCTACTTCGGCCTGGAATCCCCCTCCGTCAAACTCGACGCCAACGGCGACGCCGTCACCACCCGGACCTTCTCGGTGCCTTCACCCGAGCACGTCAGCTTCTGGCTGCGGGGAGAGGGCGTCGACGCTTCCTCGGCGCTGCTGGTCGAGGAGTACTACGCCGGCGGCTGGCGGGAGATCGCCCGGGTCGAGGAGATCGGCCCGGTCGGCTTCATCCGCGGGCCGTACGGGTTCGCTTCCTCGGCGTCGCGGCTCAAGTTCCGTTTCCTGCTGGGCGAGACCGGGACCCTCTACTTCGACGACGTCCGGGTGACAGGTCCGATCACTCCCACACCCCCGCCCACGCCCATCCCCACGCCTACCGCGCCCCCGACCCCGATACCCACCCCCTCCGTGACGCCGAAGCCGCCGGCCGCGGGCGCGGTCGTCGGCGATTACAACGGGGACGGCACATCCGACATCGCCGTGTTCCGTCCCACCAACGGGTTGTGGGCGATCCGGACCGTCACCAGGGCTTATTACGGGTTCTCCACCGATACCCCGGTGCCCCGGGATTACGACGGCAACGGGGCCTGGGACCTGGCCGTTTTCCGGCCCGCCAACGGCAAGTGGCTGGTTCGAAACGGATTGACCGCCTATTTCGGAGTATCCACGGATACGCCGGTCCCGGCCGACTACGACGGGGACGGGACCTCCGACGTCGCCATATTCCGGCCGGCGGCCGGGAAATGGATGGTGAAGGACGGTCTGACGGCGTATTACGGCGGGAGTTCCGACGTCGTCGTCCCCGGCGACTACGACGGGGACGGGACCACCGATGTCGCCGTCTACCGGCCCAGCCAGGGCAAGTGGCTGATCCGGGACGGGATAACCGCTTACTTCGGTCTGGTGACGGACGAAACCGTTCCCGCCGACTACGACGGCGACGGGGCCGAAGACATAGCCATCTGGCGGCCTTCGCTGGGCAAGTGGATGGTGCGCGGCGGTTTGACCGCTTTCTACGGAGTTTCGACCGACGTCCCGGTCCCGGCCGACTACGACGGCGACGGGACCATGGACGTGGCCGTCTTCCGGGCGGCGAACGGCAAATGGCTGATCAAGGACGGAGCGGCCGTCTACTTCGGAAGTTCGAACGACGAGCAAATGACCAACCCTTGA
- a CDS encoding porin family protein, translated as MKRIIAAAALMAAGAAWGQEGGVSVEKIGSPETRPITTPASPALGKGEVGPLAGLPYFGATLGYSIKVFSGDLDEVDWDSALSLGIKGGIFAAEWLALEVTGLYSGPYVYEYSVWDSDYRHVLNAFSLTANAKLMVPAGDGFRPYLLVGGGYGWVRIDYDWPSYFDEPSSSTDDGGFGRAGIGFDYFSTAGIGLECEATYNCGFGDISDFRYVALQAGIVVLFGSN; from the coding sequence ATGAAGCGGATCATCGCGGCGGCGGCGCTGATGGCGGCCGGGGCGGCGTGGGGGCAGGAGGGAGGCGTTTCCGTGGAGAAGATCGGCAGCCCGGAGACGCGGCCGATAACGACTCCGGCCTCCCCCGCTCTGGGGAAAGGCGAGGTCGGCCCGCTGGCCGGGCTGCCCTACTTCGGGGCCACGCTCGGGTATTCGATCAAAGTCTTCTCGGGCGACCTCGACGAAGTCGACTGGGACAGCGCCCTTTCCCTCGGTATCAAGGGAGGAATTTTCGCCGCCGAATGGCTGGCCCTGGAAGTGACCGGCCTCTATTCCGGTCCCTACGTCTACGAATACAGCGTCTGGGACTCGGATTACCGGCACGTGCTCAACGCCTTCAGCCTGACCGCCAACGCCAAGCTCATGGTCCCGGCCGGCGACGGCTTCCGCCCCTACCTGCTGGTGGGGGGAGGCTACGGGTGGGTGCGCATCGACTACGATTGGCCGTCCTACTTCGACGAACCTTCTTCCTCCACGGACGACGGCGGGTTCGGCCGGGCGGGAATCGGCTTCGATTATTTCTCCACCGCCGGGATCGGCCTGGAATGCGAAGCCACCTATAACTGCGGGTTCGGGGATATCAGCGACTTCCGCTACGTGGCCCTGCAGGCCGGCATCGTCGTTCTGTTCGGGAGCAATTAG
- a CDS encoding XTP/dITP diphosphatase has product MDLTVASRNTGKITELKKLLSGLPFRVFSLDDFKNVPEVEEDGETYEENAAKKALAVAAAAGMPALADDSGLEVDALLGKPGVRSARFGGEGLSDHERYMKLLGLLEETADEDRGAQFRCTIAIAVPGKILKTVQGVCRGTIIREPRGGGGFGYDPVFIPVGYNHTFAELSPEIKNRISHRGRALEKAALFLEGYIYSETGD; this is encoded by the coding sequence ATGGATCTGACCGTCGCCAGTCGCAATACCGGAAAGATAACGGAACTGAAAAAGCTGCTGTCGGGGCTTCCGTTCCGGGTATTTTCCCTGGACGATTTCAAGAACGTCCCGGAAGTGGAGGAGGACGGGGAGACCTACGAGGAGAACGCGGCCAAGAAAGCCCTGGCGGTGGCGGCGGCTGCCGGGATGCCGGCCCTGGCCGACGATTCCGGCCTCGAGGTCGACGCGCTCCTGGGCAAGCCCGGAGTCCGCTCCGCCCGTTTCGGCGGAGAAGGGCTGTCCGACCACGAACGCTATATGAAGCTGCTCGGCCTCCTGGAAGAGACGGCGGACGAGGACCGGGGCGCCCAGTTCCGCTGCACGATCGCCATCGCCGTCCCCGGCAAGATCCTGAAAACGGTCCAGGGCGTCTGCCGCGGGACCATCATCCGAGAACCCCGCGGCGGCGGCGGATTCGGCTACGATCCGGTCTTCATCCCGGTCGGCTACAACCATACCTTCGCCGAACTTTCCCCCGAGATAAAAAACCGGATCAGCCACCGGGGCCGGGCTTTGGAGAAAGCCGCGCTTTTTCTCGAGGGCTATATCTACTCGGAAACGGGAGACTGA
- a CDS encoding nicotinate phosphoribosyltransferase: MPDSPLEFGYLFTDMYQFTMAHCYYRLGLHERPARFDHFFRSYPDYGTHQAGYCVCAGLEWFLDWLANARLGTAGRDYLAGQRSRTGAPLFGSDFLKWLREHGDFSPLSVEAVPEGRVVHPGVPLTVVRGPIALAQLAETPLLNQINYQTLVATKASRLCESARGGLLLEFGLRRAQERGGNAGARAALIGGADYSSNVALSSRLGLPAKGTHGHSLVQLFLALGHSELDAFRAYAEIYPDDCILLVDTIDTLGSGIPNAIRVFEELKRGGHRPVGIRLDSGDLAHLSIQAARLLDAAGFEDAVIVLSNNLDELVIWQIVTQVSQEAPRYGVDPDRLIRRLAYGVGTRLISSWGAPALGGVYKLVAVEEGGAWEPAIKASETPAKTPNPGMKVAWRIYDLRGKASADVLGLEGEDPGARDSLVLHHPLEPGRRRTVSSQQISFVEKLLEAVWEGGKLLRPHPPLDEIRATRLRDVERLDPGVRRLVNPHIYHVSLTTKLWEMKQELLARIGPEAYDGKRRGGER; this comes from the coding sequence ATGCCTGACAGCCCCCTCGAATTCGGGTATCTCTTCACCGATATGTACCAGTTCACCATGGCCCATTGCTACTATCGCCTGGGCCTGCACGAGCGGCCGGCGCGGTTCGATCATTTTTTCCGGAGCTACCCGGATTACGGAACCCACCAGGCCGGTTACTGCGTCTGCGCCGGTCTGGAATGGTTCCTGGATTGGCTGGCGAACGCGCGCCTGGGAACGGCCGGCCGGGACTACCTGGCCGGCCAACGCAGCCGGACCGGGGCCCCGCTGTTCGGGTCCGACTTTCTGAAGTGGCTGCGGGAGCACGGCGACTTTTCCCCTCTGAGCGTGGAGGCGGTGCCCGAAGGGCGGGTGGTTCACCCGGGCGTTCCCCTGACCGTGGTCCGGGGCCCGATCGCTCTCGCCCAGCTGGCGGAGACCCCGCTCCTGAATCAGATCAACTACCAGACCCTGGTGGCGACCAAGGCTTCCCGGCTCTGCGAAAGCGCCCGGGGTGGGCTCCTGCTCGAGTTCGGACTTCGCCGCGCTCAAGAGCGGGGCGGCAACGCCGGCGCCCGCGCCGCCCTGATCGGAGGGGCCGACTACAGCTCCAACGTCGCGCTCTCCAGCCGGCTCGGGCTTCCCGCCAAGGGAACGCACGGCCACAGCCTGGTGCAGCTCTTTCTGGCGCTGGGGCACAGCGAACTGGACGCTTTCCGGGCGTATGCCGAAATTTACCCGGACGACTGCATTCTCCTGGTCGACACCATCGATACCCTGGGCAGCGGGATCCCCAACGCCATCCGGGTTTTCGAGGAACTGAAACGAGGCGGCCACCGGCCGGTGGGGATTCGTCTGGACTCGGGGGACCTGGCCCACCTCAGCATCCAGGCCGCCCGTCTTTTGGACGCGGCCGGCTTCGAGGACGCGGTCATCGTCCTTTCCAACAACCTGGACGAACTGGTGATCTGGCAGATCGTCACCCAGGTATCGCAGGAAGCTCCCCGCTACGGCGTCGATCCCGACCGCCTCATCCGCCGGCTGGCGTACGGCGTGGGGACGAGGCTGATCAGTTCCTGGGGCGCCCCGGCCCTGGGAGGAGTGTATAAGCTGGTGGCGGTGGAGGAGGGAGGGGCGTGGGAACCCGCGATCAAGGCGTCCGAAACCCCGGCCAAGACGCCCAACCCCGGGATGAAAGTCGCCTGGAGGATCTACGATCTACGGGGAAAAGCGTCGGCCGACGTCCTCGGTCTGGAAGGCGAGGACCCGGGCGCCCGCGACTCCCTGGTGCTTCACCATCCGCTGGAGCCGGGGCGCCGGCGAACGGTTTCCTCCCAGCAGATATCGTTCGTGGAGAAGCTCCTGGAGGCGGTGTGGGAGGGGGGAAAACTGCTTCGCCCCCATCCGCCGCTCGACGAAATCAGGGCGACCCGGCTTCGCGACGTCGAGCGGCTCGATCCCGGGGTCCGGCGCCTGGTCAACCCCCACATCTACCATGTCTCCCTGACCACGAAGCTGTGGGAGATGAAACAGGAACTTCTGGCCAGAATCGGACCCGAAGCTTATGATGGCAAGCGCAGGGGAGGGGAGCGATGA
- a CDS encoding HU family DNA-binding protein — protein sequence MAKVKTKKDIIDGIAAAAGISKKQAGTAYDSLVDMVYKGAKAKEGITLPGLGKFVKARRKARKGINPATGQQIKIAAKTVVKFKVSKKAQDAIV from the coding sequence ATGGCTAAGGTCAAGACCAAGAAGGACATCATCGACGGCATCGCCGCCGCCGCCGGGATCAGCAAGAAACAGGCCGGCACCGCTTACGATTCCCTGGTGGATATGGTCTATAAGGGCGCCAAGGCCAAGGAAGGGATCACCCTTCCCGGTTTGGGCAAATTCGTCAAGGCCCGCCGCAAGGCCCGCAAAGGCATCAACCCCGCCACCGGGCAGCAGATCAAGATCGCGGCCAAGACCGTGGTCAAGTTCAAGGTCTCCAAGAAAGCCCAGGACGCCATCGTCTAA
- a CDS encoding tRNA-dihydrouridine synthase gives MKPTDIRTVLAERPFVLAPMAGLTTSPFRLLCLEHGAGLALTEMVSAEGIRRKTPATMAYLESLPGEAPLGAHLFGHDPEAFAAAADALRALGRFSFLDINCGCPVRKVTRRGAGAALMKEPDRLAAIVRAAAAFSLPVTVKIRLGLVPGRPLAGEAAAAAVEAGAAAVFLHGRFATARHAGPADHAPAFGLSRTCAVPIVANGGVRDGSAAAELISRGGLAGVMIGRAALGNPWIFEEALAARSGGAWTPPPAAAVMETVARHLEGEIARTRRRIGRVYPGNEQVEAIACRAFLPHLSGYLRGRPGLSDLKRRYFRDVATAVEVLREAEKLLGL, from the coding sequence ATGAAACCGACCGATATTCGAACCGTTCTCGCCGAGCGCCCTTTCGTTCTGGCTCCGATGGCGGGACTGACCACGTCGCCTTTCCGGCTCCTTTGCCTGGAACACGGCGCCGGCCTGGCCTTGACCGAAATGGTCAGCGCCGAGGGTATCCGCCGCAAGACCCCCGCCACCATGGCGTACCTGGAAAGCCTGCCCGGGGAAGCTCCGCTGGGCGCGCACCTCTTCGGCCACGACCCCGAGGCGTTCGCCGCCGCCGCCGACGCACTGAGGGCGCTGGGGCGTTTTTCCTTCCTCGACATCAACTGCGGCTGCCCCGTGCGCAAGGTGACGCGGCGGGGAGCCGGCGCGGCGCTGATGAAGGAGCCGGACCGCCTGGCCGCCATCGTCCGGGCGGCGGCGGCTTTTTCGCTCCCGGTCACGGTTAAAATCAGGCTGGGCCTCGTCCCCGGCCGGCCCCTGGCCGGCGAAGCGGCGGCGGCGGCGGTCGAAGCGGGGGCCGCGGCGGTGTTTCTGCACGGAAGATTCGCGACCGCCCGCCACGCCGGGCCTGCCGACCACGCCCCCGCGTTCGGCCTGAGCCGAACCTGCGCCGTCCCCATTGTCGCCAACGGCGGCGTCCGCGACGGCTCCGCCGCCGCCGAGCTGATAAGCCGGGGGGGGCTCGCGGGCGTCATGATCGGCCGCGCGGCCCTGGGGAACCCCTGGATTTTCGAGGAAGCCCTGGCGGCCCGCAGCGGGGGCGCGTGGACCCCGCCGCCGGCCGCGGCCGTTATGGAAACAGTGGCGCGCCACCTGGAAGGAGAAATAGCCCGGACCCGCCGCCGGATCGGTCGCGTATATCCCGGAAACGAGCAGGTCGAAGCCATCGCCTGCCGGGCCTTCCTTCCCCACCTCTCCGGGTACCTGCGGGGTCGCCCCGGATTGAGCGATTTGAAACGGCGCTATTTCCGCGACGTCGCCACTGCGGTGGAAGTCCTGCGGGAAGCCGAAAAGCTGCTGGGGTTATGA